The following is a genomic window from Mycobacterium parmense.
GTGCCATCGAACCTGTGGTCAAGCTAGTCCACGACGGCTGCGTCCTTCGAAGAGCCCGCCATCCGGTGGCGGCGACCGGTCGGCTCGGGTGACACCGGGTGCGGGCATGCCCACGCGGAGTGGCAGACTCTCATGCCGTGACCAACAGCCCCTTTCAGACTGCTACCGCCACGCTGCACACCAACCGAGGCGACATCAAGGTTGCCCTGTTCGGAAACCACGCGCCCAAGACCGTCGCCAACTTCGTCGGCCTCGCGCAGGGCACCAAGGAGTACTCGACCGGGAACGCGTCCGGCGGCTCCTCCGGCCCGTTCTACGACGGCGCGGTTTTCCACCGGGTGATCCGGGGCTTCATGATCCAGGGCGGCGACCCGACCGGAACCGGCCGCGGCGGCCCCGGCTACAAGTTCGCCGACGAGTTCCATCCCGAGTTGCAGTTCGACAAGCCGTACCTGCTGGCGATGGCCAACGCGGGCCCGGGCACCAATGGCTCCCAGTTCTT
Proteins encoded in this region:
- a CDS encoding peptidylprolyl isomerase, with the translated sequence MADSHAVTNSPFQTATATLHTNRGDIKVALFGNHAPKTVANFVGLAQGTKEYSTGNASGGSSGPFYDGAVFHRVIRGFMIQGGDPTGTGRGGPGYKFADEFHPELQFDKPYLLAMANAGPGTNGSQFFITVGQTPHLNRRHTIFGEVTDPESQKVVDAISTTPTDGNDRPTEPVVIESITIS